A window of the Salvia splendens isolate huo1 unplaced genomic scaffold, SspV2 ctg440, whole genome shotgun sequence genome harbors these coding sequences:
- the LOC121790204 gene encoding ferruginol synthase-like has product MDCVLIGVVMGVMLLGLRWFVYLQGPRKRLPPGPRPLPIIGNIHQLGKNQTETLRQLAKTYGPLMSIRIGSVYTVVASTPEMAMELLQRHGQVFSGRTVPYAMDVGGFSKFSIFFGPAGKEWRDKRKVCKEILFSERCLKESEGLRQEMLQKLVDHVGGHCDRRDVVKIHDVVFMANLNLLLTTIFSITSPDTAMELMKIMKDFFSLFAPNITDYFPILKVLDPQGMKRKAELSLGKLLAKFRDFLNHRLDHRRNNPNNKKQDLLEAIIDITPSKRLQHYHTRYPLFTSRINRGRNRLHSNMVEWIMTELLFNPDKLERLKREIKSAVGENGKIQEADIASLPYLQAVIKETFRYHPPGPLAVTRMSEADQEVNGYMIPKGTQIVVNTWSMAKDPSIWTDPRNLLSQNDSLTTNWDFKGQHFQLIPFGAGRRIFPEYPWQLVFCR; this is encoded by the exons ATGGATTGCGTTTTGATTGGTGTTGTGATGGGTGTAATGTTGTTGGGTTTAAGGTGGTTTGTATACCTCCAGGGGCCACGGAAACGGCTCCCTCCGGGACCCAGACCCCTCCCGATCATCGGAAACATTCACCAACTAGGTAAAAATCAGACCGAAACACTGAGACAGCTGGCGAAAACCTACGGCCCTCTGATGTCGATCCGCATAGGCAGCGTGTACACGGTGGTGGCGTCCACACCGGAGATGGCCATGGAGCTCCTCCAACGCCACGGTCAGGTCTTCTCCGGTCGGACCGTCCCCTATGCGATGGATGTAGGCGGGTTCAGCAAGTTCAGTATTTTCTTCGGTCCGGCCGGGAAGGAGTGGCGCGACAAGCGCAAGGTGTGCAAGGAGATTCTGTTCTCGGAGCGGTGCCTCAAAGAAAGCGAGGGCCTCCGCCAGGAGATGCTGCAGAAGCTGGTGGATCACGTCGGGGGCCACTGCGACCGAAGGGATGTGGTCAAAATCCACGATGTGGTATTCATGGCCAACCTCAACCTCTTGCTCACCACCATCTTCTCCATCACCTCCCCGGACACCGCCATGGagttgatgaagattatgaaagATTTTTTCTCCTTATTTGCTCCCAATATCACCGACTACTTCCCCATTCTAAAAGTCTTGGATCCGCAGGGGATGAAGCGCAAGGCTGAGTTAAGCTTGGGTAAACTCTTGGCCAAATTCCGTGATTTTCTTAACCACAGGTTGGACCACAGAAGGAACAACCCCAACAACAAGAAGCAGGATCTGCTCGAGGCAATCATCGATATCACCCCAAGCAAACGACTACAACATTACCACACAAGATATCCCTTATTTACTTCTC GAATTAATCGTGGGAGGAATAGACTCCACTCGAACATGGTCGAGTGGATCATGACTGAGCTACTATTCAACCCGGACAAACTCGAGAGGCTAAAACGAGAGATAAAGAGCGCAGTGGGAGAGAATGGAAAAATCCAGGAGGCGGACATCGCGTCCCTCCCGTATCTGCAGGCAGTGATCAAAGAAACCTTTCGTTATCACCCGCCAGGGCCTCTTGCGGTTACCCGGATGTCAGAAGCCGATCAAGAGGTGAATGGTTATATGATTCCAAAAGGGACGCAGATAGTCGTCAATACGTGGTCAATGGCAAAAGATCCGAGCATCTGGACTGATCCGAGGAATCTTTTGAGCCAGAACGATTCCTTGACAACAAACTGGGACTTCAAAGGCCAGCATTTCCAGCTCATACCCTTCGGGGCGGGCCGGAGAATATTCCCGGAATACCCTTGGCAACTCGTATTCTGCAGATGA